A section of the Deinococcus terrestris genome encodes:
- a CDS encoding sugar transferase, which yields MKALIKRGIDVVGAAAGLLVLSPVMLGVALLVRWRLGQPVLFRQLRPGLRGRPFPLYKFRTLRDAADAQGQPLPDHMRMTPLGRWLRATSLDELPGLFNVLRGDMSLVGPRPLLMEYLPRYTPQQARRHEVRPGLTGWAQVNGRNAISWEEKFDLDVWYVDHWTLRLDLAILWRTVGKVLRREGVSAAGEATMPAFQGTRTEPGAQGEAPLSPRRDLRP from the coding sequence ATGAAGGCCCTGATCAAGCGTGGAATAGATGTCGTGGGGGCGGCCGCCGGGCTGCTGGTCCTGTCGCCCGTCATGCTGGGGGTGGCCCTGCTGGTGCGGTGGCGACTCGGCCAGCCGGTGCTGTTCCGGCAGCTCCGGCCAGGCCTGCGGGGGCGTCCCTTTCCCCTCTACAAGTTCCGGACCCTGCGGGACGCGGCGGACGCTCAGGGCCAGCCCCTTCCGGACCACATGCGCATGACGCCGCTGGGGCGCTGGCTGCGGGCCACGTCGCTTGACGAACTGCCGGGACTTTTCAACGTCCTGCGGGGTGACATGAGCCTGGTGGGACCACGGCCGCTGCTGATGGAATACCTGCCGCGCTACACGCCGCAGCAGGCCCGGCGCCATGAGGTGAGGCCAGGGCTGACCGGCTGGGCGCAGGTCAATGGGCGCAACGCCATCTCCTGGGAGGAGAAATTTGATCTCGATGTCTGGTACGTGGACCACTGGACCCTGCGCCTTGACCTCGCCATCTTGTGGAGGACCGTGGGCAAGGTGCTGCGGCGTGAGGGCGTCAGCGCGGCGGGCGAGGCGACCATGCCAGCCTTTCAGGGCACGCGGACCGAACCCGGGGCGCAGGGTGAGGCTCCCCTCAGCCCCCGGCGCGACCTGCGCCCGTGA